In Nymphaea colorata isolate Beijing-Zhang1983 chromosome 3, ASM883128v2, whole genome shotgun sequence, a genomic segment contains:
- the LOC116251154 gene encoding DNA repair protein recA homolog 3, mitochondrial isoform X1, protein MARMLMSASRLSSLLHPRIYRPVTISASALQFRNFAKPARKKCKSDGSDPGEDKMSEKELALQQALDQIASSFGKEAIMWLGRCAGHRVVPVISTGSFALDAALGIGGLPKGRVVEIYGPEASGKTTLALHVIAEAQKRGGYCVFVDAEHALDPALAEAIGVKTENLLLSQPDCGEQALSLVDTLIRSGSIDVVVVDSVAALVPKSELDGEMGDAHMAVQARLMSQALRKLSHSLSLSQTILIFINQVRSKLSTFGGFGGPTEVTSGGNALKFYASIRLNIKRIGLIKKGDETVGSEVLVKVVKNKHAPPFKTAQFELEFGKGINRESEILELGCKHKFIKKAGAYYTINDQTLHGKDNVKRFLIEHEDVREELLMKLRDKLLHSEAEKREEEVDATCETEDYFASDFVEDESDPVVVEA, encoded by the exons ATGGCCAGGATGTTGATGAGCGCTTCTCGGCTTTCCTCTCTGCTTCACCCCAgg ATATACAGACCGGTGACCATTTCAGCATCTGCTTTACAATTCCGTAACTTTGCTAAACCAG CACGGAAGAAGTGTAAATCAGATGGAAGTGATCCTGGAGAAGACAAGATGTCTGAGAAAGAATTGGCTCTTCAGCAGGCCTTGGACCAAATAGCTTCTTCCTTTGGAAAAGAAGCAATTATGTGGCTTGGTCGTTGTGCTGGTCATCGAGTCGTACCTGTAATTTCTACCGGATCATTTGCACTAGATGCGGCATTGGGGATTGGAGGACTTCCGAAG GGGCGTGTAGTCGAAATATATGGCCCAGAGGCATCAGGTAAAACAACCCTCGCTCTCCATGTGATTGCAGAAGCTCAAAAGCGCGGAG GCTATTGTGTTTTTGTTGATGCTGAGCATGCACTTGACCCAGCACTAGCGGAGGCTATTGGTGTGAAAACAGAGAACTTATTGTTGTCACAACCTGATTGTGGAGAGCAGGCACTAAGCCTTGTTGACACATTGATTCGCAGTGGTTCTATTGATGTTGTTGTTGTAGACAGT GTTGCTGCTCTTGTACCAAAGAGTGAACTTGATGGTGAGATGGGTGATGCACATATGGCAGTACAGGCAAGACTGATGAGCCAGGCCCTTCGCAAGTTGAGCCACTCATTATCTCTTTCACAGACAATTTTGATATTTATAAATCAG GTGAGATCGAAGTTGAGCACATTTGGAGGATTTGGTGGGCCAACTGAAGTGACTTCAGGAGGAAATGCCTTAAAATTTTATGCATCTATCCGCCTAAATATCAAACGCATTGGCCTAATTAAAAAAGGAGATGAG ACAGTTGGAAGTGAAGTGCTAGTGAAGGTTGTGAAGAACAAGCATGCTCCTCCATTCAAGACTGCACAGTTTGAGCTTGAATTTGGCAAAGGGATTAATCGGGAATCAGAAATTCTAGAATTAGGTTGCAAGCACAAGTTCATCAAGAAGGCTGGTGCATATTACACCATCAATGACCAAACGCTCCATGGCAAAGACAATGTTAAGCGCTTTCTCATTGAGCATGAAGATGTCAGAGAAGAATTGTTGATGAAGTTGAGAGATAAGCTTTTACATTCTGAGGCTGAGAAAAGAGAGGAGGAAGTAGATGCTACATGTGAAACTGAGGATTATTTTGCATCTGACTTCGTTGAAGATGAATCAGATCCTGTGGTTGTTGAGGCATGA
- the LOC116251154 gene encoding DNA repair protein recA homolog 3, mitochondrial isoform X2: MLLSILARKKCKSDGSDPGEDKMSEKELALQQALDQIASSFGKEAIMWLGRCAGHRVVPVISTGSFALDAALGIGGLPKGRVVEIYGPEASGKTTLALHVIAEAQKRGGYCVFVDAEHALDPALAEAIGVKTENLLLSQPDCGEQALSLVDTLIRSGSIDVVVVDSVAALVPKSELDGEMGDAHMAVQARLMSQALRKLSHSLSLSQTILIFINQVRSKLSTFGGFGGPTEVTSGGNALKFYASIRLNIKRIGLIKKGDETVGSEVLVKVVKNKHAPPFKTAQFELEFGKGINRESEILELGCKHKFIKKAGAYYTINDQTLHGKDNVKRFLIEHEDVREELLMKLRDKLLHSEAEKREEEVDATCETEDYFASDFVEDESDPVVVEA, translated from the exons ATGCTTTTGTCAATTCTAGCACGGAAGAAGTGTAAATCAGATGGAAGTGATCCTGGAGAAGACAAGATGTCTGAGAAAGAATTGGCTCTTCAGCAGGCCTTGGACCAAATAGCTTCTTCCTTTGGAAAAGAAGCAATTATGTGGCTTGGTCGTTGTGCTGGTCATCGAGTCGTACCTGTAATTTCTACCGGATCATTTGCACTAGATGCGGCATTGGGGATTGGAGGACTTCCGAAG GGGCGTGTAGTCGAAATATATGGCCCAGAGGCATCAGGTAAAACAACCCTCGCTCTCCATGTGATTGCAGAAGCTCAAAAGCGCGGAG GCTATTGTGTTTTTGTTGATGCTGAGCATGCACTTGACCCAGCACTAGCGGAGGCTATTGGTGTGAAAACAGAGAACTTATTGTTGTCACAACCTGATTGTGGAGAGCAGGCACTAAGCCTTGTTGACACATTGATTCGCAGTGGTTCTATTGATGTTGTTGTTGTAGACAGT GTTGCTGCTCTTGTACCAAAGAGTGAACTTGATGGTGAGATGGGTGATGCACATATGGCAGTACAGGCAAGACTGATGAGCCAGGCCCTTCGCAAGTTGAGCCACTCATTATCTCTTTCACAGACAATTTTGATATTTATAAATCAG GTGAGATCGAAGTTGAGCACATTTGGAGGATTTGGTGGGCCAACTGAAGTGACTTCAGGAGGAAATGCCTTAAAATTTTATGCATCTATCCGCCTAAATATCAAACGCATTGGCCTAATTAAAAAAGGAGATGAG ACAGTTGGAAGTGAAGTGCTAGTGAAGGTTGTGAAGAACAAGCATGCTCCTCCATTCAAGACTGCACAGTTTGAGCTTGAATTTGGCAAAGGGATTAATCGGGAATCAGAAATTCTAGAATTAGGTTGCAAGCACAAGTTCATCAAGAAGGCTGGTGCATATTACACCATCAATGACCAAACGCTCCATGGCAAAGACAATGTTAAGCGCTTTCTCATTGAGCATGAAGATGTCAGAGAAGAATTGTTGATGAAGTTGAGAGATAAGCTTTTACATTCTGAGGCTGAGAAAAGAGAGGAGGAAGTAGATGCTACATGTGAAACTGAGGATTATTTTGCATCTGACTTCGTTGAAGATGAATCAGATCCTGTGGTTGTTGAGGCATGA